Part of the Burkholderiales bacterium genome, ATCTCCGCGTGCCGGCGCCTGGACAGCCGGCACTGGAACGCCGACAACTGAACCCACTCCCCGTAACCGTTCATCAGACCGTACACGGCGCGCCAGCGCTTGGGGTCGGCAATGTCGTAGGTCACGATGTAGAGGTGGTCATCCATGGCTCAGCGGGTCACGAAATTGGGATACTCCTTCAGCTCGCCCAGGAGAAAGCGGG contains:
- the cas2 gene encoding CRISPR-associated endonuclease Cas2 produces the protein MDDHLYIVTYDIADPKRWRAVYGLMNGYGEWVQLSAFQCRLSRRRHAEMLATLDEIINQKDDHVVIIDVGLADNVRPRVVSLGKRGFEPVQREPVIV